A genomic region of Oncorhynchus mykiss isolate Arlee chromosome 16, USDA_OmykA_1.1, whole genome shotgun sequence contains the following coding sequences:
- the LOC110491810 gene encoding zinc-binding protein A33-like, protein MDLLSRTDPSKVNLDEPKADQILTLTNNMLLLIHSQTPITKRLIKSYSTEVSLDPETAHPKLVISLHGDSVTYTDTWQELPELPGRFDTTLNVISLQGFSSGRHYWEIDVAGKTYWELGLTYPTISRKGRAEDCWLGRGSDSWAMEFFDGEYTAWHGGVPHQLPVTKHLSRIGVLCSFPAGLVSFLGADSMTPLFSFCVGAFKDCLHLALCPGHDHNGTNAKPILICNAPPTPSSIQNAQEC, encoded by the exons ATGGATCTGCTGAGCAGGACAGACCCAAGCAAAGTGAACCTGGATGAGCCTAAAGCTGACCAAATTCTCACCCTCACCAACAATATGCTGCTACTCATCCACTCCCAGACCCCCATTACCAAGAGACTCATCAAGAGCT ATTCTACAGAGGTGTCCCTGGACCCAGAGACAGCACACCCCAAGCTGGTAATTTCCCTGCACGGTGACAGTGTCACCTACACAGACACCTGGCAGGAACTACCAGAGCTCCCAGGACGCTTTGACACCACCCTCAACGTGATCAGCCTGCAGGGCTTCAGCTCCGGGCGTCACTACTGGGAGATAGATGTGGCTGGGAAGACTTACTGGGAGCTGGGCCTCACCTACCCCACCATCTCCCGCAAGGGACGGGCCGAGGACTGCTGGCTGGGTCGCGGCTCTGACTCCTGGGCCATGGAATTCTTTGACGGGGAGTACACAGCCTGGCATGGTGGGGTGCCCCACCAGCTGCCTGTCACGAAACACTTAAGCCGTATTGGGGTCCTGTGTAGTTTCCCAGCGGGCCTAGTGTCTTTCCTGGGGGCGGACAGCATGACCCCTCTGTTCTCGTTTTGTGTGGGGGCGTTCAAGGACTGTCTCCACCTGGCATTGTGCCCAGGTCACGACCACAACGGTACGAACGCCAAACCAATTTTGATCTGTAACGCACCTCCAACTCCTAGTTCTATCCAGAATGCCCAAGAATGCTGA